The Aspergillus fumigatus Af293 chromosome 3, whole genome shotgun sequence region TCCTTGGTCGCCCTCTGCGCCTTTTCGGTGACTGTTCCGCATGATCTTCGGCATCCTTGAGCGGTACTTTGACTGTCGTAGCTGCCAACGGCCTCGGCCGCTTGCGCGCCGGGCTCCCCTGATTCATTTTCTCGTCTTGTGTTGCCTCGAGTGTTACTCGAATCCTCCACGGGCTCAAGTTTCCATCGGCCTGTGCCTTTTCTGGAGACAATGATCGCTGTCTACCATTCAACTGCCTAGTCGGAGACACAGGAAGCACAACATCGTCGAATCGAATCGAATGCGCGCCCTTGGCCGGACTAAGATTGATGCGCGACCGCTTTCCCTTGCCCGTCCGCGGGGTCTGAAGGAGCTTAAAATTGGCTGGTGACATGAAGCTCTGGCGACCGGAAAAAGGTCTGATCGGAGATGATATCAAATAATCGGCGTCGCCAGGGGGGCCAAGAATgtctggagaagagctgGAACTTTGAGAGAACATTGCGCCATGCAACAAACAATGCGGTTCATGAAGAGGGGCGATCGTGCCGCGAATCGCGTCGCGCAAGAATAGCAATCTACAGAGGTTGTATTGCCAACGCACCTATTCAGAatttatcatcatcaacagaCCAGATCAGCGGTCATCATCCTGGACCCGACTCTAAGAGTCCGCAAATCCAACATAAACAAGTCTCCCGATCAGGCAGGCCGAGGGTCCGGGCCGATCAATGCGAGCGGACGCGTTGGTATTACATAATCAGGAAATATACTGTTCCGTTCCGAGTACGGTTAGTCATAGAGGCCATGGCTGCAGTGGTCGTTCGATTTACCAAAATGCTTCTAGCGGAAACATTCGTCAAAATTGAAGAGTGatattcttcatcatcactgatTTACTCCATGCACACGTCAACAAAAGTCGTTGCTGGTCAACCAATTCCTCTCAGTAACCCTCCGCGAGCATCTTATTCTTGACCAAGAGGAGAAACTAAGAAAATGATCGACAAGCCTTTTTTCCTTCCCCGCAAATGGAAGTTGGAATCCCCCGCCGGAGTTTCCTGTAAAGGTCTAGCGTGTGGTCTGAGATCCAACCACGCGGTTTTTGCCTTGACGCCTTCCGGCCCTGTTGACCTGAGGCACTCACTAGTCAAAGCTAGATTAACGGCGATTAGGGGGCGTATTGCTTAACTGTTGCTGGAGCATTGAGAGCAATATACACGGAGAAATTCATTTCGCTTAACCACAACTCCTACCAGCTGGATCCTCCAGTAGTGTCTTCCATTCACTACAACTTCGCCCCAACTGGTTCCGTCACGCTCGTCGGCTGGCAGGCAAGATAACTACCAAGTGACTGCACGCGGCACAGATCCCTGCAACATTCTGGACTAGTCAACCAAAGGCCCCGAGACAACTGGAAGCTTGCCATCGACTACGTCCATTCTCGGTAAATTTACGAGTCATCTCAGCAAATCAGTGAAGCACAAGAGGGTTTGGGCCTACCCCAGCTTCCTGCTGGTTCCTGCGCTTTGATTTCCCCGCACAGAAGTAGCATCATGAGGTGAATCGGGGCGTACTACCAACAGTGACGTTTTATTGTTTTTGGCTAGGGGATTATGAATACTTCTCCAGTATTTAACCGACGCACACCCCCTCTTTGTGACTGCTTTCGTTCTTTGCTGTGTCCTGCTCGGATAACGCCTCGTGTCTTGATCATTTACTGCTCCTTTTTCATCACTATCACTATTCTCCTGGGGCTCAGGATGCATGTCAAGCACTATCTCTCGGCCGTCCTTTATGGACTGCCAGTTTTGGCTCAGAGTACACAGTCgagctcctcttcttcgtccagCACTTCAGCTACAGATCCCTTCAAGGTCTACACCATCAGCGCGGAGAACATCACTGCCAAGCTGATTCCCTATGGAGCTCGACTGATATCTCTGATGGTCCCGGATCGCGATGGCAAGGAGCAGGATGTTGTCATTGGCTATGATGACCCTAAGGCCTACCTGAATGATACAGAGACAGTCCACACCTTCTTCGGTGCTGTTGTGGGTCGGTACGCCAATCGCATCAAGAACGGCACGTTCACCATCCGCAGTAATGAGTACCATGTCCCGAAGAATGAGAACAACGGCATCGACACTCTCCACGGAGGCAAGGTAGGCTACGACCAACGGAACTGGACTGTGACAGCACATTCCAAGTCTTCCGTCACCTTCACTCTCTACGATCAAGGTTGGGAAGACTTTCCTGGAGACGTCATCACCCACGCCGTCTACAGTGTCGACACGGCTGTCACTCCACAAAACCCAAAGGGTCTCCCCCAGCTGACCACCAAACTGATCTCCCTTGCCCTGACGGAGGCGACTCCAATTATGCTCTCCAACCACATCTACTGGAATCTCAATGCCTTCAAGGCCCCTAATGTCCTAAATGACACCTTCCTGCAACTCCCTTACTCCAACCGCCTCATCGCCACAGATGGCATCCTCATCCCCAATGGCACCATCCTCACGGTCGACGCGTTCAACGGCGCCCCCGATTTCACCGAGGGCAAGCTCATCGGCGCCGATCTCAAGGATACCTACGGCATGTGCGGCACCGACTGCACCGGCTACGATACCTGCTGGCTCGTCGACCGACCCCCTCAATACGCTGCTCCGGACTCGCTCGTCCCTATCGTTCGCATGAACTCCAGCGCAACCGGTATCAGCCTTGAAGTATCGTCCAACATGCCAGCGCTTCAAATATACACCTGCGACAACGCCAAGATGGACTACCTCCCCATCAAGCCGTCTCAGGAGAAGCGTAACAAGGAAGAGGGCAAGGAAGGCGCAAAGAATGTCATGCAATATGGCTGCGTGGTCATCGAGCCCGAGGGCTGGATTGATGGCATCAACCACCCTGAATGGGGGCAATTGCCACTGCAGATCTTCTCTCCCAACGATGGTCCAGCTGTCAACTGGGCTACTTATCAATTCGGCACTGTCTAGATGAGTCGTCCGCTGTGGATATAGGTGATTGAACTGGCGTAGCAGACTTTGGGTTCGAAGTGATATCGCTACTCTGTTTTGACATACCAGCAGCTTTGAGAACGACGTGTACATAGTAATCTAATGCTATTCCAGTCATGATCCTCCTGGCTGTCTGCCATTCCTTCGTAGCTGCACATCTATCATTTCTCGATCGGAGAGCAATCTGAAAGGATCAAGGAGTCTGCCATAATAACCTCCCAAATCAATAAACTATTCCGATTCTAACTGGGTATCATATATACAGGTCAAATTTCATCTTGGGTGCATGACATGCGAATCAACGTATAGTCACGCACGTCCTTGCCCAATCTCAACCCCAGGCTGCTAGTGTCCAGCTTGACCGATCCCCGCCTGCTCGAAGACCAGAACGTCGATCAGGAACATGGCCATGTTCCAAGTCCCGGCTGGCACCAGCAAGACCATGCTGGAGATATTTCTCCCGCTCAATCTCCACCTGTCCCCTGATCTTGAGGCTTGCCACAAGACTGGCTCCGGCCCAGGCACCCAGAGATTCCACCTCGCGTAGTATACCATGTACCTGGTGTTTCGTGTCCTTGTCTTTGCTACGGCGTAGCTTCTGCTCAACGAAAtctacctcttcttcggctgccTCTTGATCTTGATTATCCGGTACCGCTGAACTTTGACTGCCAGTCACGGGCGCCGGCGTTTTCAGCCTCGAAGCTAGGAACTTCTCCTCTACTTTCTGAATTGCTTCGCCGCGGACTGGGCTCCAGCCATATGCATTGACCATCGCCGCCACCTCGTCGATAACTCGCCGTCGTATGCCGGGAATATTAGCACCACCTCCAACGAATATTATCCGCGACATACATGTGCCCCTAACATCGGGCGGCAGGCCGAGTAGCGTGTTGTAAACCAACAAAGGTATTGActtttcttcgtcgtccAAATCGCGCTCCGCTGATTCCTTGGCGAAAAGGATCTTCTCAACCGGCTCCGCAAGCGCCGAAAATGGAATATCAATATAGGTCGAATGAGGATTCGATGGAGATGGAATCGACACCATCCTGTTGCCTATGGATTCGGGGACGTTTCCAGTCGGTGATTGCATGTTGCGCGATTCAGATAGTGAAGCTACTTTGTCACCTACCCGGGGCTTGCACCAGGCAAAACGACTGACGACTTCTTCGCAGTACTCGAAGCTGACGGTTATGTCGTCCGCAACTTCAGATTCCCGACTGGCGTCCGAGGCAAGGCGAGTGAGCATCCTCCCTGTCTCCTGAAGCAAGGACTTCATGGCTCTTGTACTTCGCTTGGCGGAAATCTCTCGGTATTCATACAGACCGGTTACAGTAGTTTCTGCCCATCCCAGATCTACCACCAATGCTGAGCGGAGCCCTGCTGCTACCGCGGCCATTGCAGGGCTCGGAAGAAGGGTGATACTGGGGAATCGCCAGCGACTGAAAAGAGTCGACAAAATCGAAGATAATAACGGATGTGGCATGATAGACGGGATGACCAGCACCAATCGTGATGTGCCCGCATCTGTCAGCAGATATTTGTTATATGTTTCCCGAAATACCCGTTCGATTTTGTCCTCGATGAGTCCCAGGTCGACATCACGTAAATCCATCCTCCACAGTTCGTATGCACCAGTCCATTGATCTGCATTGACTGCTCGCGAGCTGCTCGTATTGTTGATCCCTTTCACCCACCCTCTATAGTCGCCCGCTCTCCTCCAGTCATTTGGCCCATATCCCACTACACATATAGGTGTGCTTTCGCCCTCAAATCCAGCTCGAAACCACCGGGATCCAAGTTCAAAAATAATTGCGTCCTCTTCTCCGCGGAAAGAACTACCCCCCGAGCCGGTGCTCGCAAAGGAAGAGTTACTGGACCGCAATTGCTGTTGAGGTGTATGAGGTGACGACGGTCGGCCGGTTTGATTGTGGCGTAAGTTCAGGGGGAAACTGGTATTGGCGGAAACTGAGcgcttctcatcatcaagaGAGGCTGTGGACGGGGTCGCCATTGCTTCTTAGCAACTATATCGACCGACGATAACTTCCCGTCGAGGTGTGTTGACTCCTAAATCAAAGCACGGAGAACGGATCGATTGAGTGTTGACCAACAGAGTCATTCTTTCCCTGCGCAACTCACCAGTCAAGGGTCCAACTAACCATAAAGCGCTGGAATAAATTGAACACTCATTGACCTGTAATCCTCGGCTCTGCCAAAGTGCAAGGTGCCTAGTCATTGCAAGAAACCGACAAAAGAATTACCCTCGTCTCCTCTTGACTGGACGGATCTTTGTCGGGCCGTCGcatcagcttctccgacGTCAACAACAAACAACACTACAGCAACAATCAGGATATTTTGCCTGCTTCACAGTAGTCGAGACTACTGCCCATTCCTAGATTCTGTTTTTTAGGCTTTCACTTGTGGTCTCTGGTCTGTCTCATGGGGATTCCTGGGTAGGTGCAAAGCTTGTTTTCAGATTTAGATTCTCCTAGCCTCTTTCTATATTTTGGATTGCACAACCTTAAGACCACAACATTAAAGAGCTCAGTGAACAAAAAAGTAGCGAGGCTATAATCCCGCGGATCAGCTAACATGGGACAGACTCATCAATGCCATTGGCTCTGGAGAACGAATTTCCTTGTCCAAACTGGCAATAACCCACTTGGAACGGACTTCAAGACCCATACGCATTGCCGTGGATATCTCGATATGGCTGTTCCAGGTGCAGGCCGGTCGAGGTGGACGAAATCCAGAGCTGCGGACTCTGTTTTACAGACTATTGAAGTTCCTAGCGCTGCCTATCCATCCGCTTTTTGTTTATGATGGGAAGGACAAACCGCCCTTCAAAAGAGGCAAGGCGGTCTCTGGTCGCAGCTACGGGAACGCGCCCATCATCCGACTTTCAAAGGTTCTAATCGATCTGTTCAAGTTTCCTCGACACGATGCTCCAGGTGAGGCTGAAGCAGAATGTGCTAGGTTGCAGAGAGCAGGTGTCGTTGATGCCGTCATGAGCAACGATGTTGACGCCTTGATGTTTGGCTCGACCCTAACCGTTATGAATTTCTCCAAGGAGAGTGGCAGTGGCACCTCCGCAGCCACCCATATTACCTGCTACAGAATGTGTGGTGATGGACATCATCCCTCAAATGTGCCACTTGACCGTGCTGGTATGATCCTATTCGCGATGCTCAGTGGCGGTGACTACTTGCCGTCCGGAGTTCCAAAGTGTGGCAGCAAGTTGGCCGCAGAGATTGCCAGAGCCGGCTTTGGCGGGGATCTCTTGGACGCTATCAAGTCGGACGGGCCTGAACTCGACATGAAGctagaagaatggaaagaaaggCTACAGTACGAGCTGGATGAGAACGAAAGCGGGTACTTCCAAACGAAGCACAAAGCAGTACGTATTCCAGAGTCGTTCCCAGATAGGACAGTCCTATCATACTACGCCAAACCAGTTGTGTCCTCGCCTCAGGATATTGAAGTGCTCAAAACCCGCCTGATGAATGCTTGGGACCAGGAAATCGACGTCCTCGAACTGCGAAGATTCACAGCTGATGCATTCGAGTGGAATTACCGTTCTGGAGCAAGGAAGGTGATCAAGTTGCTCGCAGAGCCTCTTGTCTCCTATAGACTTCGCTTGCAGAAAAGCCCGTCACCTCTTGCCGGGACTACCTCATTGTCAGGCAGCGATGTGCAGATGTTGCAAAGGATCTACAAGAGCCGAACTAGCTTTAGTACTGATGGCCTGACAGAGCTGCAGTTGGAGATTGTTCCGATAGATGTCGTTGGCTTGGACCTACTTGCCGAGGAACCTAATCCACCGATTCCTTCCCAGGAAACGACAATAGTTTCcggggatgaagatgaggatgcgGAAGTCTATACAGAGGCTACAGGTCAGCCACCGACCAAAAATCGAACCGGGAAGCGTTTCGACCCCTATGCCGCCGAAAAAGTCTGGATCTTCGAAACCATTGCCACCATCGGGGTGCCTGAGGTCGTGCGGACCTGGAAAAAAGAACAGGCCGAAAAGGCTTCCGCGCCGAAGAAGTCCAGCAATCGAAAGACAGGtcccaagaagaagggacCAATCGACCCCGGCATGAAAAGAGGCAGTATCCTCAAGTATGGCACACTCACCAAGCAGAGATCTGACATCTCAGAGTTCAAAGGAGCACAACTATTTGAGGCGGCGATGTCCGCAACTCCTCCAAGTAAATTGAGAGCGCCAGAGCTTCTGCGTGCTGAGAGCTCTCCAGACGCCTTAATGAGGAGCACCCCAGTCTACGGCCCATACAGTCATAAGCGCAGGTTGGATATTCAACCGCAAAAACATCAGATTGTAGATGATTTGGTTGACTCATTCACTTCTTCGTGCACCATATCCTCTATGCCGGACGTCAAGCGACATCCAATGGCCACGCTATCCCGCATGGGGAGCCGGCTGGCGGTTGTACGTTCTGGCAATGTCGAGGTGCAGACTCTCGACTTCTCAAGTGCTGAACCTGTCTTCAATTCCTCTCCATCATGTGCATCTCCCGGTAGGATCAAAATCAGTTACTCCAATGTCAGGTACGGTGACACCGCCGATTCAGACCTATCCTCACACACAAAGTCTGTCGTATCTCCGTCATCGCCTGGAAGCGAGAGTcatcagcagaagaagtcgaggCCCGTCAAGGCGTCAGTTGAGCCTCGAAGGGGGGTAGAAGTTCAGGAGTTGGAGGACATTATGTCTGCGGTTACACTCAGTGATGGAAGCCCTTATGAACAGTTCGACAGGTTGGCGCAAACACCGACCGGTCTCAAAGTTCGATCACTAAGTGGACTGAAAATTCATGAGGTTCATGCTCTCGCCGCTGAAGCTCAAATAGCGCGTTCTTCTCGGACGAAGGAGCTCGTCTCTCCGACCGCAGAGCGTTCAATCGTGAAGGCCCCCGGTGTACGCCTGCCGCCAAGTGCTCCAAAGACTTTGGCAATGGACGCGGGCGTGGATGATGCGCTCGAGCCGACAacgaaggaggaaaagcgaGTTGAATCGAGCAGTAAGGTGTCAAGGCCTCGCCAGACTTCTTCACATCTAGAATCCGTCATCGTGTGCGGTGGCTTCTGGACGACTGAGGCTAAGTCCCAATCTGAGCTGGCTTCAGAGGAGACAG contains the following coding sequences:
- a CDS encoding aldose epimerase family protein codes for the protein MNTSPVFNRRTPPLCDCFRSLLCPARITPRVLIIYCSFFITITILLGLRMHVKHYLSAVLYGLPVLAQSTQSSSSSSSSTSATDPFKVYTISAENITAKLIPYGARLISLMVPDRDGKEQDVVIGYDDPKAYLNDTETVHTFFGAVVGRYANRIKNGTFTIRSNEYHVPKNENNGIDTLHGGKVGYDQRNWTVTAHSKSSVTFTLYDQGWEDFPGDVITHAVYSVDTAVTPQNPKGLPQLTTKLISLALTEATPIMLSNHIYWNLNAFKAPNVLNDTFLQLPYSNRLIATDGILIPNGTILTVDAFNGAPDFTEGKLIGADLKDTYGMCGTDCTGYDTCWLVDRPPQYAAPDSLVPIVRMNSSATGISLEVSSNMPALQIYTCDNAKMDYLPIKPSQEKRNKEEGKEGAKNVMQYGCVVIEPEGWIDGINHPEWGQLPLQIFSPNDGPAVNWATYQFGTV
- a CDS encoding putative actin-related protein RO7 — encoded protein: MATPSTASLDDEKRSVSANTSFPLNLRHNQTGRPSSPHTPQQQLRSSNSSFASTGSGGSSFRGEEDAIIFELGSRWFRAGFEGESTPICVVGYGPNDWRRAGDYRGWVKGINNTSSSRAVNADQWTGAYELWRMDLRDVDLGLIEDKIERVFRETYNKYLLTDAGTSRLVLVIPSIMPHPLLSSILSTLFSRWRFPSITLLPSPAMAAVAAGLRSALVVDLGWAETTVTGLYEYREISAKRSTRAMKSLLQETGRMLTRLASDASRESEVADDITVSFEYCEEVVSRFAWCKPRVGDKVASLSESRNMQSPTGNVPESIGNRMVSIPSPSNPHSTYIDIPFSALAEPVEKILFAKESAERDLDDEEKSIPLLVYNTLLGLPPDVRGTCMSRIIFVGGGANIPGIRRRVIDEVAAMVNAYGWSPVRGEAIQKVEEKFLASRLKTPAPVTGSQSSAVPDNQDQEAAEEEVDFVEQKLRRSKDKDTKHQVHGILREVESLGAWAGASLVASLKIRGQVEIEREKYLQHGLAGASRDLEHGHVPDRRSGLRAGGDRSSWTLAAWG
- a CDS encoding crossover junction endodeoxyribonuclease, translating into MGIPGLINAIGSGERISLSKLAITHLERTSRPIRIAVDISIWLFQVQAGRGGRNPELRTLFYRLLKFLALPIHPLFVYDGKDKPPFKRGKAVSGRSYGNAPIIRLSKVLIDLFKFPRHDAPGEAEAECARLQRAGVVDAVMSNDVDALMFGSTLTVMNFSKESGSGTSAATHITCYRMCGDGHHPSNVPLDRAGMILFAMLSGGDYLPSGVPKCGSKLAAEIARAGFGGDLLDAIKSDGPELDMKLEEWKERLQYELDENESGYFQTKHKAVRIPESFPDRTVLSYYAKPVVSSPQDIEVLKTRLMNAWDQEIDVLELRRFTADAFEWNYRSGARKVIKLLAEPLVSYRLRLQKSPSPLAGTTSLSGSDVQMLQRIYKSRTSFSTDGLTELQLEIVPIDVVGLDLLAEEPNPPIPSQETTIVSGDEDEDAEVYTEATGQPPTKNRTGKRFDPYAAEKVWIFETIATIGVPEVVRTWKKEQAEKASAPKKSSNRKTGPKKKGPIDPGMKRGSILKYGTLTKQRSDISEFKGAQLFEAAMSATPPSKLRAPELLRAESSPDALMRSTPVYGPYSHKRRLDIQPQKHQIVDDLVDSFTSSCTISSMPDVKRHPMATLSRMGSRLAVVRSGNVEVQTLDFSSAEPVFNSSPSCASPGRIKISYSNVRYGDTADSDLSSHTKSVVSPSSPGSESHQQKKSRPVKASVEPRRGVEVQELEDIMSAVTLSDGSPYEQFDRLAQTPTGLKVRSLSGLKIHEVHALAAEAQIARSSRTKELVSPTAERSIVKAPGVRLPPSAPKTLAMDAGVDDALEPTTKEEKRVESSSKVSRPRQTSSHLESVIVCGGFWTTEAKSQSELASEETERDSSNNDEKRKKKRIPRVSILDLS